A genome region from Akkermansiaceae bacterium includes the following:
- the map gene encoding type I methionyl aminopeptidase: MRTRIPIKSPKEIERMRESGRIASSILQELAATVAPGVTTKEIDSLAADLMEKNGCKSAFLNYRGFSGQICISVNEEVVHGIGGPRRIQPGDIVKIDVGITKGGFIGDNATTVACGEIPLETKRLLAVTEQSLYEAISKARAGRKLADLCGAVAEYAEPFGFTIVREFVGHGVGRKLHEEPQVPNYRPRGKSPTLMPGMTLAIEPMINAGVPGVRILDDGWTVITEDRKPSAHFEHTVLITHGDPEILTDRPRLALPEQLGIPPLNA, from the coding sequence ATGCGCACCCGTATCCCCATCAAGTCCCCGAAGGAAATCGAACGCATGCGCGAGTCCGGGCGCATCGCCTCTTCCATACTCCAGGAGCTCGCGGCCACCGTCGCCCCCGGTGTCACCACCAAGGAGATCGATTCCCTAGCTGCGGATCTCATGGAGAAAAACGGCTGCAAGAGCGCGTTCCTGAATTACCGCGGTTTCTCAGGCCAGATCTGCATTTCCGTCAACGAGGAGGTCGTCCACGGCATAGGCGGCCCGCGCCGCATACAGCCGGGGGATATCGTGAAAATCGATGTCGGCATCACCAAGGGGGGCTTCATCGGGGACAACGCGACGACCGTCGCCTGCGGCGAGATCCCATTGGAAACGAAGCGCCTTCTCGCTGTCACCGAGCAATCCCTCTACGAAGCCATTTCCAAGGCTCGCGCGGGCCGCAAGCTCGCGGATCTCTGCGGTGCCGTCGCCGAATACGCCGAGCCCTTCGGCTTCACCATCGTCCGGGAGTTCGTCGGCCACGGGGTCGGCAGGAAGCTCCATGAGGAACCGCAGGTGCCGAACTACCGTCCGCGCGGGAAATCTCCCACACTCATGCCCGGCATGACGCTTGCTATCGAGCCGATGATCAACGCCGGCGTCCCCGGTGTTCGCATCCTGGATGATGGCTGGACGGTCATCACGGAGGACAGGAAGCCCTCCGCCCATTTCGAGCATACCGTCCTAATCACCCACGGCGATCCCGAGATCCTCACCGACCGGCCGCGCCTCGCACTTCCCGAGCAGCTCGGCATCCCGCCGCTGAATGCGTGA
- a CDS encoding nucleoside monophosphate kinase: MRIVLLGPPASGKGTQGRRLAASLGLGYLSTGALLRENIENGTALGLAAEPILARGGYLPDGLICPIVADWLVANDAVSGWVLDGFPRSLRQAEFLDAWLLEKGVTLGAAVALEVPFAELLRRIQDRVECPDCRWSGQGADLPEPGKCPKCGGDAAPRADDSEANFRNRHAEFLSLTVPVIDFYRETGRLVPVPATGTKDETAATILSSFA; this comes from the coding sequence ATGCGAATCGTCCTCCTCGGCCCGCCCGCTTCAGGTAAAGGCACCCAGGGGCGCCGCCTCGCCGCAAGCCTCGGGCTCGGTTACCTGAGCACCGGGGCGCTCCTGAGGGAGAACATCGAGAACGGCACCGCACTGGGGCTTGCTGCGGAACCCATCCTCGCGCGCGGCGGATACCTCCCGGATGGGTTGATATGTCCCATCGTCGCGGACTGGCTCGTAGCGAACGACGCGGTTTCCGGCTGGGTGCTCGACGGATTTCCCCGCAGCCTGCGCCAGGCGGAATTCCTTGATGCATGGCTCTTGGAAAAGGGTGTGACGCTCGGTGCCGCCGTCGCCCTGGAGGTTCCGTTCGCTGAATTGCTCCGCCGCATCCAGGATCGGGTGGAGTGCCCCGATTGCCGCTGGTCCGGCCAAGGTGCCGATCTCCCGGAACCCGGGAAATGCCCCAAATGCGGGGGTGACGCCGCGCCCCGCGCTGACGACAGCGAGGCCAATTTCCGCAATCGGCACGCGGAGTTCCTTTCCCTCACCGTCCCTGTCATCGACTTCTACCGTGAAACAGGCAGGCTTGTCCCCGTCCCGGCCACCGGTACAAAAGACGAAACCGCCGCCACCATCCTCAGCTCCTTCGCTTAG
- the secY gene encoding preprotein translocase subunit SecY, translated as MISAFANTWKIPELRDRILFTLALIVIVRLGVHITLPGVDATVIKAWLDSVSKDATETGGVTALLTVFSGGGLTQCGVFALGIMPYISASIMVQLMTAIVPKFSRLAREDGGRQKITQYTRYITIVIALVQGFFVAKSLITPDNIPYMAGVEKFGKLVPDPSASWFALTVLTIVAGTILLMWLGDQITEKGIGNGISIIITVNIISALPGALIQAWGYFTDGDPFKAIMMVVMIALLLIVIAGTIAITQAQRKIAVQYAKRVVGRKQFGGQTQYLPLKVNYAGVMPIIFATAVLSLPPIMLQYIPGAAGTPWATKLYGELVGGGMWYYILGGVGIFLFSYFWVAMMFQPSQIAEDLKRNGGYIPGQRPGKPTAEFLDFTMTRLTFAGAIFLAALFFLPALIGKLVGLPPGSLVLHFFGGTSLLIMVGVVLDVMKQVETHLLQKHYDGFLRKGKLKGRYDRLGNQSNAAPRNAIVYLWLVIAVLIILGITAYIYNSTHS; from the coding sequence ATGATCTCAGCCTTTGCGAACACCTGGAAAATCCCCGAGTTGCGGGACAGGATCCTCTTTACCCTCGCCCTCATCGTCATCGTCCGCCTTGGTGTGCACATCACGCTCCCCGGTGTTGATGCGACGGTGATCAAGGCATGGCTGGACAGTGTCTCGAAGGACGCCACCGAGACCGGCGGAGTCACGGCGCTCCTCACCGTTTTCTCCGGCGGCGGCCTCACCCAATGCGGGGTCTTCGCGCTGGGCATCATGCCCTACATCTCGGCATCCATCATGGTGCAGCTGATGACGGCCATCGTGCCGAAGTTCTCCCGGCTCGCCCGCGAGGACGGCGGCCGCCAGAAGATCACCCAATACACCCGTTACATCACCATCGTGATCGCGCTCGTGCAGGGTTTCTTCGTCGCGAAATCACTGATAACGCCGGACAACATCCCCTATATGGCGGGTGTCGAAAAATTCGGCAAGCTCGTGCCAGACCCATCCGCGTCGTGGTTTGCCCTTACCGTCCTCACCATCGTTGCCGGAACCATCCTGCTCATGTGGCTGGGTGACCAGATCACGGAAAAGGGCATCGGCAACGGGATTTCCATCATCATCACGGTGAACATCATTTCCGCACTTCCCGGTGCACTGATCCAGGCATGGGGCTACTTCACCGACGGCGACCCCTTCAAGGCCATCATGATGGTCGTGATGATCGCGCTCTTGCTCATCGTCATCGCCGGCACGATCGCCATCACCCAGGCGCAGCGTAAGATCGCGGTGCAATATGCCAAGCGAGTTGTCGGCCGCAAGCAGTTCGGCGGGCAGACCCAATACCTGCCGCTCAAGGTCAACTATGCGGGCGTGATGCCCATCATTTTCGCGACCGCCGTCCTTTCCCTGCCTCCCATCATGCTCCAATACATCCCCGGTGCTGCTGGCACCCCCTGGGCGACCAAGCTTTACGGCGAGCTCGTCGGCGGCGGGATGTGGTACTACATCCTCGGTGGTGTGGGCATCTTCCTGTTCTCCTATTTCTGGGTGGCCATGATGTTCCAGCCCTCGCAGATCGCGGAAGACCTCAAGCGCAACGGCGGCTACATACCCGGCCAGCGCCCCGGCAAGCCCACTGCGGAATTCCTCGATTTCACGATGACCCGCCTCACTTTCGCCGGTGCGATCTTCCTTGCGGCGCTGTTTTTCCTCCCGGCTCTCATCGGGAAACTCGTCGGCTTGCCGCCGGGATCGCTCGTCCTGCATTTCTTCGGCGGCACTTCCTTGCTGATCATGGTCGGGGTTGTGCTCGACGTCATGAAACAGGTGGAGACCCACCTCCTCCAGAAGCACTACGATGGCTTCCTGCGGAAAGGGAAGCTCAAGGGTCGCTACGACCGCCTGGGTAACCAGAGCAACGCCGCGCCCCGCAATGCCATCGTGTATCTATGGCTGGTCATCGCCGTGCTGATCATACTCGGCATCACGGCTTACATCTACAACAGCACCCATTCCTGA
- the rplO gene encoding 50S ribosomal protein L15, with the protein MELHNLKPNPGAKHRTKRLGAGESSGLGKTSGKGNKGQKARSGSGTRVGFEGGQMPLHRRLPKRGFNNYDFRDKFIVVNVGDLDDRFDAGATIDEASLRRVGLVNGPCDKIKLLGDGEVEKSFTVAFDKVSATAKAKIEKAGGTVTEPAPNAAPSEEA; encoded by the coding sequence ATGGAACTCCACAATCTCAAGCCAAACCCCGGCGCCAAGCACCGCACCAAGCGCCTCGGCGCAGGTGAAAGCTCCGGCCTTGGCAAAACCTCTGGCAAGGGCAACAAGGGCCAGAAAGCACGCTCCGGATCCGGAACCCGCGTCGGTTTCGAAGGCGGCCAGATGCCCCTTCACCGCCGCCTTCCGAAGCGCGGCTTCAACAACTACGACTTCCGCGACAAGTTCATCGTCGTCAACGTCGGCGATCTCGACGACCGCTTCGATGCTGGCGCGACCATCGACGAGGCCTCCCTCCGCAGGGTCGGCCTGGTCAACGGGCCCTGTGACAAGATCAAGCTCCTCGGCGACGGGGAGGTCGAGAAGTCCTTCACGGTTGCCTTCGACAAGGTCAGCGCAACGGCCAAGGCCAAGATCGAGAAGGCGGGCGGCACCGTGACCGAACCCGCCCCCAACGCCGCTCCCTCCGAAGAAGCTTGA
- the rpsE gene encoding 30S ribosomal protein S5, giving the protein MATTPENETAAAAPAASETPAPSTAPDVSPAAPAASEQSQAPQSGGYQGGGGQGRGGFGGGGGGGGFGGGRGRGGPRREERAAPTDEEGNELSEKVVFINRCAKVVKGGRRFSFSALVVCGNKQGKVGLGFGKANEVADCIKKASEAARKVLKPMSIVDGTIPHEIYAEYGGGKVLLKPASPGTGIIAGGGVRAVCEAVGIRDVLAKSMGSSNHANVVKATLKALSSVRTRDQILGSRGKKKKEKAI; this is encoded by the coding sequence ATGGCTACTACTCCTGAAAATGAAACCGCTGCGGCGGCTCCGGCAGCATCCGAGACTCCGGCTCCTTCCACCGCACCAGACGTTTCCCCGGCGGCACCCGCTGCAAGCGAACAATCCCAAGCCCCGCAAAGCGGCGGCTACCAAGGTGGCGGCGGCCAAGGCCGCGGCGGTTTTGGTGGTGGCGGTGGAGGCGGCGGATTCGGCGGCGGCCGCGGCCGTGGAGGCCCGCGCCGCGAAGAGCGCGCCGCGCCGACCGATGAGGAGGGCAACGAACTATCCGAAAAGGTCGTTTTCATCAACCGGTGCGCCAAGGTCGTCAAAGGCGGACGCCGTTTCAGCTTCTCCGCCCTTGTGGTTTGTGGAAACAAACAGGGCAAGGTCGGCCTCGGCTTCGGCAAGGCCAACGAGGTTGCAGACTGCATCAAGAAAGCCAGCGAGGCTGCCCGCAAGGTCCTCAAGCCGATGAGCATCGTGGACGGGACCATTCCCCACGAGATCTACGCGGAATACGGCGGCGGCAAGGTTCTCCTCAAGCCCGCTTCGCCCGGAACGGGGATCATCGCCGGTGGCGGTGTCCGCGCCGTTTGCGAAGCCGTGGGCATCCGCGATGTCCTGGCCAAGTCCATGGGCTCCTCCAACCACGCCAACGTCGTCAAGGCGACACTCAAGGCGCTTTCCTCCGTCCGCACCCGCGACCAGATCCTCGGATCCCGCGGCAAGAAGAAAAAGGAAAAGGCCATTTGA
- the rplR gene encoding 50S ribosomal protein L18, with amino-acid sequence MSTIQRKSIRQRIHSRIRRKVRGTTERPRLAVYFSNQHVYAQLIDDTAGRTLASASTMDKSFEGNASNIASAQKVGQLMAERAKAANISDVVFDRGGHLYHGKVKALADAAREAGLKF; translated from the coding sequence ATGAGCACAATCCAACGCAAATCCATCCGCCAGCGGATCCACAGCCGCATCCGCCGCAAGGTGCGCGGCACCACGGAGCGCCCGCGCCTCGCCGTCTATTTCTCGAACCAGCACGTTTACGCGCAGCTGATCGACGATACCGCAGGACGCACGCTCGCATCCGCTTCCACCATGGACAAAAGCTTCGAGGGCAACGCCTCGAACATCGCATCCGCCCAGAAAGTCGGCCAGTTGATGGCCGAGCGCGCCAAGGCGGCCAACATTTCCGACGTGGTCTTCGACCGCGGCGGCCACCTCTACCATGGCAAGGTGAAAGCCCTTGCCGACGCAGCCCGCGAAGCCGGACTCAAATTCTAA
- the rplF gene encoding 50S ribosomal protein L6, giving the protein MSRVGLKPITLPEKVAIKVDGNTVNVEGPKGKLDFTVPSGISLKSEDGSVIVSRETEQRQHRALHGTVRSIVNNMIIGVSAGFAKDLEIHGVGLRAAVKGSDLDLSLGRSHPLLHPIPSGLTVTVNDNTKIKVEGIDKQLVGQFAAEVRAFYKPEPYKGKGVRYVGEKVRRKEGKSVGK; this is encoded by the coding sequence ATGTCACGAGTAGGACTCAAACCAATCACCCTTCCCGAAAAGGTCGCCATCAAGGTAGATGGCAATACGGTCAATGTCGAAGGCCCGAAAGGGAAACTCGACTTCACCGTCCCTTCCGGGATCTCCCTCAAGAGCGAGGACGGAAGCGTCATCGTATCCCGCGAGACCGAGCAACGCCAGCACCGCGCCCTCCACGGCACGGTCCGCAGCATCGTCAACAACATGATCATCGGCGTCTCCGCAGGCTTTGCCAAGGATCTTGAAATCCACGGCGTCGGTCTCCGCGCAGCCGTCAAGGGATCGGATCTCGACCTCTCCCTCGGCCGCTCCCACCCCTTGCTCCACCCCATCCCGTCCGGCCTTACCGTCACGGTGAACGACAACACCAAGATCAAGGTCGAGGGCATCGACAAGCAGCTCGTCGGCCAGTTCGCCGCCGAAGTCCGCGCTTTCTACAAACCGGAGCCCTACAAGGGCAAGGGTGTCCGCTATGTCGGCGAGAAAGTCCGCCGCAAGGAAGGCAAGAGCGTCGGCAAATAA
- the rpsH gene encoding 30S ribosomal protein S8, translating to MAVLTDPISDFLTRFKNAARAGNEEFTAPYSKIKADIAEILKQEGYLWKYEVVTGERTELKVSPKFVDGRPVLTDLKRVSKPGRRHYVGSDDIPRVLSGLGISILSTSKGVMSGASAKRQKLGGEILANIW from the coding sequence ATGGCAGTTCTCACAGACCCGATCTCCGACTTCCTCACCCGTTTCAAGAACGCGGCACGCGCCGGCAACGAGGAATTCACCGCTCCCTACTCCAAGATCAAGGCGGACATCGCCGAGATCCTCAAGCAAGAGGGATATCTCTGGAAATACGAAGTCGTCACCGGCGAGCGCACCGAGCTGAAAGTCAGCCCGAAGTTCGTTGATGGGCGCCCCGTCCTCACCGATCTCAAGCGCGTCTCCAAACCCGGCCGCCGCCACTACGTCGGCTCCGATGACATCCCGCGCGTCCTCTCAGGCCTTGGCATTTCCATCCTTTCGACCTCGAAGGGCGTGATGTCCGGTGCATCCGCAAAGCGCCAGAAACTTGGCGGCGAAATCCTCGCCAACATCTGGTAA
- the rplE gene encoding 50S ribosomal protein L5, with product MSTPALLQHYKDKVVPALTKKLGYTNPHQVPRLEKIVVTSCMGKAPDRKVAVDDAVVEISKITGQKPSITFSKKAVANFKLREGEPLGARVTLRGDRMWEFLHRFINVTAPNIRDFRGISAKSFDGRGNYACGFADQTIFPEIELDQVKRQIGFDLIFVTSAPTDNEGRELLIELGMPFRDIKKAEVAEPANA from the coding sequence ATGAGTACACCAGCACTACTGCAACACTACAAAGACAAGGTCGTGCCGGCTTTGACCAAGAAGCTCGGCTACACCAACCCGCACCAGGTCCCGCGCCTGGAGAAAATCGTCGTCACCTCGTGCATGGGCAAGGCCCCCGACCGCAAGGTAGCCGTCGATGACGCCGTCGTCGAGATCTCCAAGATCACCGGCCAGAAACCTTCCATCACCTTCTCGAAGAAGGCCGTCGCGAATTTCAAGCTCCGCGAAGGTGAACCCCTCGGTGCCCGCGTGACCCTCCGCGGCGACCGGATGTGGGAGTTCCTCCATCGTTTCATCAACGTCACAGCCCCGAACATCCGCGACTTCCGGGGCATTTCTGCCAAGTCCTTCGACGGACGCGGCAATTACGCCTGCGGTTTCGCAGACCAGACGATCTTCCCGGAAATCGAGCTCGACCAGGTGAAACGCCAGATCGGATTCGACCTCATCTTCGTCACCTCCGCACCGACCGACAACGAAGGCCGCGAGCTCCTCATCGAGCTCGGGATGCCTTTCCGCGACATCAAGAAGGCCGAGGTTGCAGAACCAGCCAACGCATAA
- the rplX gene encoding 50S ribosomal protein L24: MSTIKTHVKKGDQVEIIAGNHKGKKGTVLSVNAAKGQVVVEGGRTVQKAVRRSEADPDGGIKTVDAPVHISNVKKLG, encoded by the coding sequence ATGAGCACCATCAAGACACACGTCAAGAAAGGCGACCAGGTCGAAATCATCGCCGGCAACCACAAGGGCAAGAAGGGCACCGTCCTCTCTGTCAACGCCGCCAAGGGTCAGGTTGTCGTCGAAGGCGGCCGCACCGTCCAGAAGGCCGTCCGCCGTTCCGAAGCCGATCCCGACGGCGGCATCAAGACCGTAGACGCCCCCGTCCATATCTCCAATGTGAAGAAACTGGGCTAA
- the rplN gene encoding 50S ribosomal protein L14: MIQMETKLAVADNTGARTAKMIGVLGKRTRSARIGDVITAHIRDSIPTASVKKGSVVKAVVVRTSFPVRRADGSVLRFDSNAIVIIDKDNNPRGTRIFGPVARELREKQFMKIVSLAPEVL; encoded by the coding sequence ATGATTCAAATGGAAACCAAGCTCGCTGTTGCAGACAACACGGGCGCCCGCACCGCAAAAATGATCGGCGTTCTCGGAAAACGCACTCGCTCCGCCCGCATCGGCGACGTGATCACCGCCCACATCCGCGACTCCATCCCCACCGCCTCCGTCAAGAAGGGCAGCGTGGTGAAGGCCGTCGTCGTCCGCACTTCCTTCCCCGTCCGCCGCGCCGACGGCTCTGTCCTGCGTTTCGATTCCAACGCGATCGTCATCATCGACAAGGACAACAACCCACGCGGCACCCGCATCTTCGGCCCTGTCGCCCGTGAACTCCGCGAAAAGCAGTTCATGAAAATCGTTTCCCTCGCCCCCGAGGTTCTCTAA
- the rpsQ gene encoding 30S ribosomal protein S17 encodes MSESSQEAPTEAVHKRKSRVGVVVSNKMEKTIVVEHVARVPHPKFNKIVKRSKKYYVHDEQGEAAIGDRVRIVETKPVSKLKRWALAEILSH; translated from the coding sequence ATGAGCGAATCATCCCAGGAAGCCCCCACAGAGGCAGTCCACAAGCGCAAGAGCCGCGTCGGCGTCGTCGTCTCCAACAAGATGGAGAAGACCATCGTCGTCGAGCACGTCGCCCGCGTCCCGCACCCCAAGTTCAACAAGATCGTCAAGCGATCCAAGAAATACTACGTGCACGACGAGCAGGGCGAGGCCGCCATCGGCGACCGCGTCCGCATTGTCGAAACCAAGCCCGTTTCCAAGCTCAAGCGCTGGGCGCTCGCCGAGATCCTATCCCACTAA
- the rpmC gene encoding 50S ribosomal protein L29 gives MALTKAKDIRELSADERLRRLRDLKQESMNLRLQRSAGTLENPARFKQVRREIAQILTISNEQA, from the coding sequence ATGGCACTTACCAAAGCCAAAGACATACGCGAACTCTCCGCAGACGAGCGCCTCCGCCGCCTTCGCGACCTCAAACAGGAATCCATGAACCTGCGCCTCCAGCGCTCGGCCGGAACCCTCGAAAACCCGGCTCGCTTCAAGCAGGTGCGTCGCGAGATCGCGCAAATCCTCACCATTTCCAACGAACAGGCGTAA
- the rplP gene encoding 50S ribosomal protein L16 → MPLMPKRTKFRKSHRGSRSGNAQRGTTVAFGDFGLQTLERAWMTTRQIEACRVAINRSLKRKGKVFIRIFPHKSITRRPPETRMGKGKGAVDTWVAVIRPGNMLFEVAGVPESAAKEAMRLASYKLGFRTRLVTRNPHQ, encoded by the coding sequence ATGCCTTTGATGCCCAAACGAACCAAGTTCCGCAAGAGCCACCGCGGATCCCGCTCCGGGAACGCCCAGCGCGGAACCACCGTCGCCTTCGGTGACTTCGGACTCCAGACCCTCGAGCGCGCCTGGATGACCACGCGCCAGATCGAAGCCTGCCGGGTTGCGATCAACCGCTCCCTCAAACGGAAAGGCAAGGTCTTCATCCGGATCTTCCCACACAAGTCCATCACCCGCCGCCCCCCGGAAACCCGGATGGGCAAGGGCAAGGGCGCCGTGGACACCTGGGTGGCCGTAATCCGCCCCGGCAACATGCTTTTCGAAGTCGCCGGAGTTCCCGAATCCGCCGCCAAGGAAGCGATGCGCCTCGCCTCCTACAAGCTCGGCTTCCGCACCCGCCTCGTGACACGCAACCCGCACCAATAA
- the rpsC gene encoding 30S ribosomal protein S3 codes for MGQKVNPIAFRLAVNKDWRSKWYASGKDYTTKLHEDLAIRAYFKNKLVNAGLARVVIERAWNSVRVTLHSSRPGLIIGRQGKEIEIMTADVQKICKDSQVKLDILEIRKPELDAQLVAEQIAIQLERRIAFRRAMKRSIQTAMEFGAEGIRVRCGGRLGGADIARAESYREGKVPLQTLRVPLDYGFAEARTVYGIIGVKCWINKKEDDGKPGPGGDRGNRGDRGDRGDRGNRGGGDRRQGGGDRRPDNRPQGGGAPAPAPTA; via the coding sequence ATGGGACAAAAAGTAAATCCGATCGCCTTCCGCCTCGCCGTAAACAAAGACTGGCGCTCCAAATGGTATGCCAGCGGCAAGGACTACACGACCAAGCTTCACGAAGACCTCGCCATCCGCGCCTACTTCAAGAACAAGCTCGTCAACGCTGGCCTCGCCAGGGTTGTCATCGAGCGCGCATGGAACAGCGTCCGCGTCACCCTACACTCCTCCCGTCCCGGCCTCATCATCGGCCGCCAGGGCAAGGAAATCGAGATCATGACCGCAGACGTCCAGAAGATCTGCAAGGACTCCCAGGTGAAACTCGATATCCTCGAGATCCGCAAGCCTGAGCTCGACGCACAGCTCGTCGCCGAGCAGATCGCCATCCAGCTGGAGCGCCGTATCGCCTTCCGCCGCGCCATGAAGCGCTCCATCCAGACCGCCATGGAATTCGGTGCCGAAGGCATCCGAGTCCGTTGCGGCGGCCGCCTCGGCGGTGCGGACATCGCCCGCGCCGAAAGCTACCGCGAAGGCAAGGTGCCTCTCCAGACCCTCCGCGTCCCTCTCGACTACGGCTTTGCGGAAGCCCGCACAGTTTACGGCATCATCGGCGTCAAGTGCTGGATCAACAAGAAAGAGGACGACGGCAAGCCCGGCCCTGGCGGAGACCGCGGCAACCGCGGAGATCGCGGAGATCGCGGAGACCGTGGCAACCGCGGAGGTGGCGATCGCCGCCAAGGTGGTGGAGACCGCCGTCCTGACAACCGCCCGCAAGGTGGCGGTGCACCCGCACCAGCCCCAACAGCTTAA
- the rplV gene encoding 50S ribosomal protein L22: MEVTSTTKFVRLSPKKARDVAREIQGLPVSNALDILTFTPKKAAFLIGKTLKTAIADAENNFSLDTNSLVIKEAVIGAGPTMRRFMPRAKGSAGAIIKRTSHISITLVGAAPETKKRAPKKAAAKKAGKAPEAEAPAVEETTA; the protein is encoded by the coding sequence ATGGAAGTCACCAGCACCACGAAATTTGTCCGTCTCTCGCCCAAGAAAGCGCGTGACGTAGCCCGCGAAATCCAGGGTCTCCCTGTTTCCAACGCCCTCGATATCCTCACCTTCACCCCGAAGAAGGCCGCATTCCTCATCGGCAAGACCCTCAAGACCGCCATCGCGGATGCCGAGAACAACTTCTCGCTCGACACCAACTCGCTCGTCATCAAGGAGGCCGTCATCGGTGCCGGCCCGACCATGCGCCGCTTCATGCCTCGTGCAAAGGGCTCCGCAGGTGCCATCATCAAGCGCACCTCCCACATCTCCATCACCCTCGTCGGAGCCGCCCCCGAAACGAAAAAGCGCGCCCCGAAAAAAGCCGCAGCTAAGAAAGCGGGCAAGGCGCCGGAAGCCGAAGCGCCTGCCGTAGAGGAAACCACCGCATAA
- the rpsS gene encoding 30S ribosomal protein S19, whose protein sequence is MPRSLKKGPFVDQKLLAKIDAVAEAGSDRKPIKTWSRKSMITPDFVGHNFSVHNGKTFVPVYVTENMVGHKLGEFAPTRIFRAHGGIGKK, encoded by the coding sequence ATGCCACGCTCCCTCAAGAAAGGCCCGTTCGTCGATCAGAAGCTTCTCGCCAAGATCGACGCTGTCGCCGAAGCAGGCTCCGACCGCAAGCCGATCAAGACATGGTCCCGCAAGTCCATGATCACACCGGACTTCGTCGGCCACAACTTCTCCGTCCACAACGGCAAGACCTTCGTCCCCGTCTATGTCACCGAGAACATGGTCGGCCACAAGCTCGGCGAATTCGCACCGACACGCATCTTCCGTGCCCACGGCGGCATCGGCAAGAAGTAA
- the rplB gene encoding 50S ribosomal protein L2, producing the protein MPLKTFKPLTPSQRYKELPSFDEITKSKPEKSLLTPLKRSGGRNNTGRITTRHIGGGHKRHYRLVDFKRNKRDVEATVVGIEYDPNRTCRIALLQYKDGVKSYILAPAGLTDGAKVVSGENVAPKVGNAMPLGKVPLGTEIHNIELLPGGGGKVARSAGQSAVLSNRDGGWALVKMRSGEIRRFHEACYCTIGVVGNRDHMNEVSGKAGRSRWQGIRPTVRGMCMNPVDHPNGGGEGKSKSGGGRQHLLSPWGHAKGQKTRKKKKTTSVFIVESRHDNKK; encoded by the coding sequence ATGCCACTTAAAACTTTCAAGCCACTCACACCATCCCAGCGCTATAAGGAGCTCCCGTCCTTCGACGAGATCACCAAGAGCAAGCCGGAGAAATCCCTGCTCACCCCGCTCAAGCGCTCGGGTGGCCGGAACAACACCGGACGCATCACCACGCGCCACATCGGTGGTGGCCACAAACGCCACTACCGCCTGGTCGATTTCAAGCGCAACAAGCGTGACGTGGAGGCAACCGTGGTCGGCATCGAATACGATCCGAACCGCACCTGCCGCATCGCCCTCCTCCAATACAAGGACGGCGTGAAATCCTACATCCTCGCACCCGCCGGACTCACCGATGGCGCCAAGGTGGTTTCCGGGGAAAACGTCGCACCCAAGGTCGGCAACGCAATGCCGCTCGGCAAAGTGCCCCTCGGAACCGAGATCCACAACATCGAGCTGCTTCCCGGCGGCGGCGGCAAGGTCGCCCGCTCGGCAGGCCAGAGCGCCGTCCTTTCAAACCGCGACGGCGGCTGGGCACTCGTCAAGATGCGCTCCGGAGAGATCCGCCGCTTCCACGAGGCCTGCTACTGCACCATCGGCGTTGTCGGGAACCGCGACCACATGAACGAAGTCTCCGGCAAGGCCGGCCGCTCCCGTTGGCAGGGCATCCGCCCCACCGTCCGCGGCATGTGCATGAACCCCGTCGACCACCCGAACGGCGGTGGCGAAGGCAAATCCAAGTCCGGCGGTGGTCGCCAGCACCTCCTTTCCCCATGGGGCCACGCCAAGGGACAGAAGACCCGCAAGAAGAAGAAGACCACCAGTGTTTTCATCGTCGAGTCGCGCCACGACAACAAGAAGTAA